A portion of the Podospora pseudoanserina strain CBS 124.78 chromosome 2, whole genome shotgun sequence genome contains these proteins:
- the CHS3_2 gene encoding Chitin synthase, class 3 (EggNog:ENOG503NWXV; CAZy:GT2_Chitin_synth; COG:M) produces MAYHGAGGRGDGYEDHPLQNLGGPHGQNDDEVQASLLNDNQAYDNSRLGAGTPPVRPVSAYSLTESYTPNAGTTRAGIGVQPTPPPHGYTNEYAGAPQYGVSANGGFGDQQYGNSGHSVAETDDSWIQRQNPNAAPAGGLKRYATRKVKLVQGSVLSIDYPVPSAIRNAVQPKYRDVEGQNEEFFKMRYTAATCDPNDFTLKNGYDLRPRMYNRHTELLIAITYYNEDKVLLSRTLHGVMQNIRDIVNLKKSSFWNRGGPAWQKIVVCLVFDGIEKVDKNVLDVLATIGVYQDGVVKKDVDGNNTVAHIFEYTTQLSVTPNQQLIRPTDDSPATLPPVQFIFCLKQQNSKKINSHRWLFNAFGRILNPEVCILLDAGTKPSPKSLLALWEGFYNDKDLGGACGEIHAMLGKGGKKLLNPLVAVQNFEYKISNILDKPLESAFGYVSVLPGAFSAYRFRAIMGRPLEQYFHGDHTLSKQLGKKGIEGMNIFKKNMFLAEDRILCFELVAKAGQKWHLSYIKAAKGETDVPEGAPEFISQRRRWLNGSFAASLYSLMHFGRMYKSGHNIVRMFFFHIQLIYNVLNVIFTWFSLSSYYLTTTVIMDLVGTPVPASNTSALHHAWPFGDTVTPIFNAVLQYLYLAFVILQFILALGNRPKGSKWTYITSYVLFAMIQAYIIILSVYLVVQAFKIPLADQIKLDNASNAMESLFGGTGAAGVILVALITIYGLYFLASFMYLDPWHMFHSFPYYMLLMSTYINILMVYAFNNWHDVSWGTKGSDKNDALPSAQVTKGEKDEVLVEEIEKPQEDIDQMFEQTVRRALAPYKVEEAPETKELEDSYKSFRTSLVVMWLFSNCFLAVVITSENFDSSFGAGRNATARTAWFFKFLLFATAGLSIVRFIGFCWFLGRTGIMCCFARR; encoded by the exons ATGGCGTACCACGGCGCTGGTGGCCGTGGAGACGGCTATGAAGACCACCCGTTGCAGAACCTCGGCGGTCCCCATGGACAG AACGACGATGAAGTCCAGGCCTCTCTCCTCAACGACAACCAGGCCTACGACAACAGTCGTTTGGGCGCCGGAACTCCTCCAGTTCGTCCAGTCTCGGCATACAGCTTGACCGAGTCGTACACACCCAATGCCGGCACTACGCGGGCTGGCATCGGTGTTCagcccactccccctccccacggATACACCAACGAGTATGCCGGTGCCCCCCAGTACGGAGTGTCGGCCAATGGTGGATTCGGCGATCAACAATATGGAAACTCTGGGCACTCTGTCGCCGAGACCGATGATAGCTGGATTCAACGCCAAAATCCCAACGCTGCCCCAGCTGGTGGCCTGAAGCGCTATGCTACCAGAAAGGTCAAGCTCGTTCAGGGTTCCGTTCTGAGCATCGACTACCCAGTGCCCAGTGCCATCAGAAATGCTGTTCAGCCCAAGTACAGAGACGTCGAGGGCCAGAATGAGGAGTTTTTCAAGATGCGCTACACTGCGGCCACTTGCGATCCCAACGACTTCACTCTCAAGAATGGTTACGATTTGCGCCCTCGCATGTACAACCGGCACACCGAGCTTCTTATTGCCATTACCTACTACAACGAAGATAAGGTTCTCCTCTCGAGAACACTCCACGGCGTCATGCAGAATATCAGAGACATAGTGAACCTGAAGAAATCGTCGTTCTGGAACCGGGGTGGCCCTGCCTGGCAAAAGATTGTAGTCTGCTTGGTTTTCGATGGTATCGAGAAGGTCGACAAGAACGTTCTTGACGTGCTTGCCACTATCGGTGTATACCAGGATGgtgtggtgaagaaggatgtTGACGGAAACAATACCGTTGCCCACATCTTCGAGTACACCACCCAGCTCTCCGTCACGCCAAACCAGCAGCTCATCCGGCCAACGGACGACAGCCCGGCTACCCTTCCACCAGTGCAGTTCATCTTCTGCTTGAAGCaacaaaacagcaaaaagatTAACTCGCATCGCTGGCTTTTCAACGCCTTTGGTCGCATCTTGAACCCAGAGGTGTGCATCTTGCTTGATGCTGGTACCAAGCCCAGTCCCAAGTCGTTGCTCGCTCTCTGGGAGGGCTTCTACAACGACAAGGATCTTGGCGGTGCCTGCGGTGAGATTCACGCAATGTTAG GCAAGGGCGGAAAGAAGCTGCTCAACCCTCTGGTCGCTGTCCAGAACTTCGAGTACAAGATTTCCAACATTCTGGACAAGCCCCTCGAATCTGCGTTCGGTTACGTCAGTGTGCTGCCAGGTGCTTTCTCGGCCTACCGCTTCAGAGCCATCATGGGCCGACCTTTAGAACAGTACTTCCACGGTGATCACACCCTGTCCAAGCAGCTCGGCAAGAAGGGTATCGAGGGCATGAACATCTTCAAGAAGAACATGTTCTTGGCCGAAGATCGTATCTTGTGCTTCGAGCTGGTCGCCAAGGCTGGCCAAAAGTGGCATCTGAGCTACATCAAGGCGGCCAAGGGGGAGACGGATGTGCCTGAAGGTGCTCCCGAATTCATCTCGCAGCGTCGTCGCTGGCTGAACGGTTCCTTCGCTGCCAGTTTGTACTCGCTGATGCATTTCGGACGTATGTACAAGTCTGGCCACAACATTGTCCGCATGTTCTTCTTCCACATTCAACTCATCTACAACGTCCTCAACGTCATCTTCACCTGGTTCTCGCTCTCTTCGTACTATCTCACGACCACCGTCATCATGGATCTCGTCGGTACTCCAGTGCCCGCATCTAACACATCGGCGCTCCACCACGCTTGGCCATTTGGCGATACCGTCACACCTATATTCAACGCGGTTTTACAGTATCTCTACCTGGCATTCGTCATTCTGCAGTTTATTCTGGCTCTGGGTAACAGGCCAAAGGGTTCCAAGTGGACGTACATCACGTCTTACGTGCTCTTTGCCATGATCCAGGcctacatcatcatcctctcgGTTTATCTCGTCGTTCAGGCTTTCAAGATTCCGCTTGCGGACCAGATCAAACTGGACAATGCGTCTAACGCGATGGAGTCCTTGTTTGGTGGTACGGGGGCGGCTGGTGTCATTCTCGTGGCCCTGATTACCATTTACGGTCTTTACTTCTTGGCATCCTTCATGTACCTCGATCCCTGGCACATGTTCCACTCGTTCCCCTACTACATGCTGCTCATGTCGACCTACATCAACATTCTGATGGTGTATGCCTTCAACAACTGGCACGATGTGTCGTGGGGTACCAAGGGTTCAGACAAGAACGACGCGCTGCCGTCGGCCCAGGTCACCAAGGGCGAGAAGGACGAAGTGTTGGTTGAAGAGATTGAGAAGCCGCAGGAAGATATCGATCAGATGTTTGAGCAGACTGTCAGGAGAGCTCTTGCGCCGTacaaggtggaagaggcgCCCGAAaccaaggagctggaggactCTTACAAGTCTTTCAGAACGagtctggtggtgatgtggctATTTTCGAACTGTTTCTTGGCTGTGGTTATTACCAGCGAGAACTTTGACTCGTCTTTTGGCGCTGGG CGGAATGCCACCGCCAGAACCGCCTGGTTTTTCAAGTTCCTCCTGTTCGCTACTGCCGGTCTGTCCATCGTCCGTTTCATCGGTTTCTGTTGGTTCCTCGGCAGGACCGGTATCATGTGCTGCTTTGCCCGGCGTTGA
- the UBC12 gene encoding NEDD8-conjugating protein ubc12 (EggNog:ENOG503NYKV; COG:O; BUSCO:EOG09265FCK), whose amino-acid sequence MLKIWSMKKEQQKAENSDGAAAGAAGGPKKKKVTAAQLRVQKDLSELSLGTTMRTDFPDPDNILSFILYIEPDEGMYKGGRFSFTFNITPNFPHEPPKVQCREKIYHPNIDLEGKVCLNILREDWKPVLNLNAVIVGLQFLFLEPNASDPLNKEAAEDLRSNREGFKRNVRSAMMGGSVKGEGFDRVAI is encoded by the exons ATGTTGAAGATATGGTCGATG AAAAAGGAGCAGCAAAAGGCTGAGAACTCCGATGGTGCTGccgctggtgctgctggagggccaaagaagaagaaagttACTGCGGCGCAATTGCGTGTGCAGAAGG ACCTCAGCGAACTCTCCCTCGGCACAACGATGCGAACCGACTTCCCCGACCCGGACAACATCCTCTCGTTTATTCTGTATATCGAGCCCGACGAGGGCATGTACAAGGGCGGCCGGTTCTCCTTCACGTTCAACATCACGCCCAACTTTCCGCATGAGCCCCCCAAGGTGCAGTGCCGGGAGAAGATTTACCACCCCAACATTGAcctggaggggaaggtgtgCTTGAATATTCTGAGGGAGGACTGGAAGCCGGTGCTGAACTTGAATGCGGTGATTGTGGGGTTgcagtttttgtttttggagccGAACGCGAGCGACCCGTTGAAtaaggaggcggcggaggattTGAGGAGTAACAGGGAGGGGTTCAAGAGGAATGTGAGGAGCgcgatgatgggggggagtgtgaagggggaggggtttgatAGGGTTGCTATTTGA
- the ILV5 gene encoding Bifunctional acetohydroxyacid reductoisomerase (BUSCO:EOG09262N3C; COG:E; EggNog:ENOG503NVDN) has translation MSAARNLQKALRPLARQVASPAVQRRTFVAAAGAVRAAAVSRAAAPVAKQQTRGVKTIDFAGHKEDVYERADWPVEKLQDYFKNDTLALIGYGSQGHGQGLNLRDNGINVIIGVRKDGKSWKDAIQDGWVPGKNLFEVDEAISKGTIIMNLLSDAAQSETWPHIKPQITKGKTLYFSHGFSPVFKDLTKVEVPTDVDVILCAPKGSGRTVRSLFKEGRGINSSFAVYQDVTGKAKEKAIAMGVAIGSGYLYETTFEKEVYSDLYGERGCLMGGIHGMFLAQYEVLRERGHSPSEAFNETVEEATQSLYPLIGAYGMDWMFDACSTTARRGAIDWTPKFKDALKPVFNNLYDSVKDGSETKRSLEYNSQPDYREKYEKELEEIRNLEIWRAGKAVRALRPENTK, from the exons ATGTCTGCCGCCAGAAACCTCCAAAAGGCCCTGCGCCCTCTGGCTCGCCAGGTGgcctcccccgccgtccAGAGACGCACCTTCGTTGCCGCCGCTGGTGCTGTCCGCGCTGCTGCCGTCTCCCGCGCCGCTGCCCCCGTTGCTAAGCAGCAGACCCGCGGTGTCAAGACCATCGACTTTGCCGGTCACAAGGAGGATGTCTACGAGCGTGCCGACTGGCCCGTTGAGAAGCTCCAG GACTACTTCAAGAACGACACTCTCGCTCTCATCGGCTACGGCTCCCAGGGTCACGGCCAGGGTCTCAACCTCCGTGACAACGGCATCAACGTCATCATTGGTGTCCGCAAGGATGGCAAGTCGTGGAAGGATGCCATTCAGGACGGCTGGGTTCCCGGCAAGAACCTCTTCGAGGTCGACGAGGCCATCTCCAAGGGTACCATCATCATGAACCTGCTCTCGGATGCCGCTCAGTCCGAGACCTGGCCTCACATCAAGCCCCAGAtcaccaagggcaag ACCCTCTACTTCTCCCACGGTTTCTCCCCCGTGTTCAAGGATCTCACCAAGGTCGAGGTCCCCACTGACGTCGACGTCATCCTCTGCGCCCCCAAGGGTTCCGGCCGCACCGTCCGCTCCCTTTTCAAGGAGGGCCGTGGcatcaactcctccttcgccgTCTACCAGGATGTGACcggcaaggccaaggagaaggccatcGCCATGGGTGTTGCCATTGGCTCCGGCTACCTCTACGAGACCACCTTCGAGAAGGAGGTCTACTCTGACCTCTACGGTGAGCGCGGCTGCCTCATGGGTGGTATCCACGGCATGTTCCTCGCCCAGTACGAGGTTCTCCGTGAGCGCGGCCACTCCCCCAGCGAGGCTTTCAACGAGACCGTCGAGGAGGCTACCCAGTCCCTCTACCCCCTCATTGGTGCCTACGGCATGGACTGGATGTTCGACGCctgctccaccaccgcccgccgCGGTGCCATTGACTGGACTCCCAAGTTCAAGGACGCCCTCAAGcccgtcttcaacaacctctaCGACTCGGTCAAGGACGGCTCCGAGACCAAGCGCTCCCTCGAGTACAACTCCCAGCCCGACTACCGTGAGAAGTACGagaaggagctcgaggagatCCGCAACCTCGAGATCTGGCGCGCCGGCAAGGCCGTCCGTGCCCTCCGCCCCGAGAACACCAAGTAA
- a CDS encoding hypothetical protein (COG:E; COG:T; EggNog:ENOG503NWS2): MSSPETLTLASVQEAHKLIKPFIHQTPVLTSTYINTLASTPQTPESLSNTEWSGQTPSNPILRIHFKCENFQRIGAFKARGAFHAIERLKQSPDFDPSRGVVTHSSGNHAQALSLAAKTSSIPAYIVMPTISTPSKIAATLSYSAQITFSGPTAPEREAAAQKIISSTGAALIPPYDHPHIIAGQGTAALELLSQVPTPLNAIITPCGGGGLLSGTALACSESKTKVFGAEPSFEGADDGKRGYYSGKRVEAVKSLTIGDGLRTPVGKIPWSIIYERRLVNGMYSVTEDQIRAAMRLVYERLKVVVEPSAVVGLAVALYNEDFRKMVEQEGGEEGWDLGVVFSGGNVSLAALGELFKDQ, from the exons ATGTCTTCCCCCGAAACCCTCACTTTGGCCTCCGTCCAAGAAGCTCACAAACTCATCAAACCCTTCATCCACCAGACCCCCGTCCTCACCTCAACctacatcaacaccctcgcctccaccccccaaacccccgaatccctctccaacacagAGTGGTCCGgccaaaccccctccaaccccatcctccgcatCCATTTCAAATGCGAAAACTTCCAACGCATCGGCGCCTTCAAGGCCCGCGGTGCTTTCCACGCCATCGAACGCCTGAAGCAATCCCCCGACTTTGACCCCTCCCGCGGTGTGGTAACTCACTCATCAG GCAACCACGCCCAAGCCCTCTCTCTAgccgccaaaacctcctccatcccagCCTACATCGTCATGCCCACaatctccaccccctccaaaatagccgccaccctctcctACTCCGCCCAAATCACCTTCTCCGGCCCCACAGCCCCAGAGCGCGAAGCCGCCGCCCAGAAAATtatctcctccaccggcgcagccctcatccccccctaCGACCACCCTCACATCATCGCCGGCCAGGGaaccgccgccctcgagcTCCTATCCCAAGtccccacccccctaaaCGCAATCATCACCCCCTGCGGGGGCGGCGGTCTCCTCTCcggcaccgccctcgcctGCTCCGAGAGCAAGACGAAAGTCTTTGGTGCTGAGCCCTCCTTTGAGGGGGCAGACGACGGCAAGAGGGGGTATTACTCTGGTAAGAGAGTCGAGGCCGTCAAGTCGCTGACCATTGGTGATGGGCTGAGGACGCCGGTGGGCAAAATACCCTGGAGTATCATTTATGAAAGGAGGTTGGTCAACGGGATGTACTCCGTCACCGAGGACCAGATCAGGGCGGCCATGAGGCTGGTGTATGAGCGcctcaaggtggtggttgagccCTCTGCTGTGGTCGGCTTAGCAGTTGCGCTGTATAACGAGGATTTTAGGAAAATGGTTGagcaggaagggggagaggaggggtgggatctgggggtggtgtttagTGGTGGAAATGTGAGTTTGGCTGCGCTGGGGGAGCTGTTCAAGGACCAGTGA
- a CDS encoding hypothetical protein (COG:E; EggNog:ENOG503NUI1), whose amino-acid sequence MGSLSNPVTPLNVLTDAKPDDTSLPAFMVSTTRGFLPRADPIVTLPPEFDPLESILQRMPVKTASGEPGLLAEGKLGNVVLSELPDLTSHIDKYAPNLPLMNALYRDYSFLLSAFLLEPCHLRFIKGEPYGLARDVLPANIARPIKRCAELTGFKPFMEYAGSYALYNYRLANPPSGLSYPNLRLIRAFEHGLDPASSEAGFVLVHIAMVSHSPLLVSGCVNAISSATSRDRSRFNTALGEEMLTALRNINRSMETMWQKSKPGSYTSFRTFIFGITSQSMFPDGVLYEGIEEYEGERQSFRGESGANDSMIPLMDSLLSIPMPETPLTEILKDFRQYRPSNHRDFIKYVAERQDELGIKRWALGEEEEEEEEGRETRRLWLRLLDQVREFRWRHWCFAREYILKQTSHPTATGGSPIVTWLPNQLGAVLAEMEKIYGEGGGGEKLGEEIEEIMDLVGRQREMLEKEVRKFCEERGVN is encoded by the exons ATGGGTTCCCTATCCAACCCCGTCACCCCCTTAAATGTCCTCACAGACGCCAAACCAGAcgacacctccctcccagccTTTATGGTGTCCACCACCCGCGGCTTCCTCCCCCGTGCCGACCCCATCGTCACTCTACCCCCCGAGTTTGACCCTCTGGAGTCGATCCTTCAGCGTATGCCCGTCAAGACGGCCTCTGGTGAGCCTGGCCTCCTAGCCGAGGGCAAGCTGGGCAATGTCGTCCTGTCCGAGCTCCCAGACTTGACCTCCCACATCGACAAGTacgcccccaacctccccttgATGAACGCCCTGTATCGAGACTACTCCTTCCTCTTgtccgccttcctcctcgaacCATGCCACCTCCGCTTCATCAAAGGAGAACCTTACGGCCTAGCCCGTGATGTCCTCCCAGCCAACATTGCCCGCCCAATCAAGCGCTGTGCCGAATT AACGGGCTTCAAACCCTTCATGGAATACGCCGGCTCCTACGCCCTCTACAACTACCgcctcgccaaccccccctctgGCCTCTCCTACCCCAACCTCCGCCTCATCCGCGCGTTCGAGCACGGGCTCGaccccgcctcctccgaggCAGGCTTCGTGCTCGTGCATATCGCCATGgtctcccactcccctctGCTAGTCTCAGGCTGCGTCAACGCCATATCGTCCGCTACCTCCCGCGACAGGAGCAGGTTCAACACCGCCCtcggggaggagatgttgacCGCGTTGCGCAACATCAACAGGTCGATGGAGACGATGTGGCAAAAGTCCAAACCGGGGAGTTACACCTCGTTTCGGACCTTCATCTTTGGGATCACCTCGCAAAGCATGTTTCCCGACGGGGTGCTGTACGAGGGGATAGAGGAGTACGAAGGGGAAAGACAGAGTTTCAGGGGAGAGTCGGGGGCGAACGATAGTATGATTCCACTGATGGATAGTTTGTTGAGTATTCCGATGCCGGAGACGCCGTTGACGGAGATATTGAAGGATTTTAGGCAGTACAGGCCGTCGAATCACCGGGATTTTATCAAGTATGTAGCTGAGAGGCAGGATGAGTTGGGGATCAAGCGATGGGCtttgggcgaggaggaggaggaggaggaggaggggagggagacaaGGAGGCTTTGGTTGAGGCTGTTGGATCAGGTGAGGGAGTTTAGGTGGCGGCATTGGTGTTTTGCTAGGGAGTATATCCTCAAGCAGACTTCGCATCCTACTGCTACGGGGGGGAGTCCGATTGTGACTTGGTTGCCTAATCAGTTGGGTGCTGTGTTGgctgagatggagaagatttatggggagggtggtgggggtgagaagctgggggaggagatcgaGGAGATTATGGActtggtggggaggcagagggagatgttggagaaggaggtgaggaagttTTGCGAGGAGAGGGGTGTTAACTAG
- a CDS encoding hypothetical protein (EggNog:ENOG503P2J9; COG:S), which yields MPPNNPSLKFHSHFCAFDPSHTSPSNSSAAVLLPRDGTSFSAPLRAVYNPPPPASPNPQRRGVLGVSKRQWSCPTDTLSCSNIGYPNTCCYEGSTCIKIPDTGLGPVGCCPDNTQCTGGVASCGEGGVGCPSEVGGGCCLKGWVCGGLGLSTPVPILTTTTTSAPLETTITTTSESSSTPETTSTRPQSSTTTSDDAPETSTTGEPGFCPTGYYACLARANNEGGCCQIGRDCAETDCPPLTSSTTVVDGNGVTVAVPMPTGAPPVMGDECANGWFMCNERDESEGCCPDGYGCGTASCTLVRAGETAGVAKALLGTGAAVRYKGGFVGALVWVAGMVMAF from the exons AtgccccccaacaacccctccctcaaattCCACTCCCACTTTTGCGCCTTCGACCCCTCCCATACATCCCCTTCCAACTCTTCTGCTGCGGTCCTCCTCCCGAGAGATGgaacctccttctccgccccCCTCCGCGCAGTctacaacccccctccacccgcatcccccaacccacaacGACGAGGGGTGCTGGGAGTAAGCAAAAGACAGTGGTCCTGTCCGACAGACACCCTATCATGCAGCAACATCGGCTACCCCAACACCTGCTGCTACGAAGGGTCGACATGCATCAAAATCCCGGATACTGGCTTGGGGCCGGTGGGTTGCTGCCCGGATAACACCCAGTGCACGGGGGGCGTGGCGAgttgcggggaggggggggttgggtgcccgagtgaggttgggggagggtgttgtttgaaggggtgggtttgCGGCGGGTTGGGTT TGTCCACTCCTGTTCCCATCCTAACTACAACCACGACCTCGGCTCCGCTGGagacaacaataacaactACTTCAGAGTCGAGTTCTACTCCAGAAACAACGTCGACTCGACCCCAGTCATCGACAACTACGTCTGATGACGCCCCGGAGACGTCTACAACGGGTGAACCGGGATTTTGTCCCACGGGGTATTATGCTTGTCTTGCTCGCGCGAATAAcgagggggggtgttgtcaGATAGGTCGGGATTGCGCCGAGACTGATTGCCCGCCTTTGACTTCCTCGACGACGGTGGTTGATGGCAATGGGGTGACGGTTGCGGTGCCGATGCCGACTGGTGCGCCGCCTGTGATGGGGGATGAGTGTGCTAATGGGTGGTTCATGTGCAATGAGAGGGATGAAAGTGAGGGGTGCTGTCCTGATGGGTATGGTTGTGGGACGGCGAGCTGTACGCTTGTGAGAGCGGGGGAGACGGCTGGGGTTGCGAAGGCTTTGCTGGGGACGGGGGCTGCTGTGAGGTATAAGGGGGGATTTGTGGGAGCTTTGGTTTGGGTGGCTGGGATGGTTATGGCTTTTTGa
- a CDS encoding hypothetical protein (EggNog:ENOG503NWQP; COG:A) — MALQLAYRATRPSITTSSPSVISLITPSSRAFSVSTTLQSGKFKNDGHTYAERQKLRDELKAQRPDYKIRKGRKDITEYPDKARPKSKQARFFDPEDSHGKKSLVYKFKTGQLAEEVKQLKREMGMGSADGDAFTNSRGERGRDVRPSRRDRERSSASKPLDSRGFASMMRGEEGMNPWGQDKRSNKGRERPFGGYAKTAPSRDREERSFGSRDRKFDRESRDGDRRGKSFGDRPPRNGNRPSRSFGDVPQRVFPPREFKERSSRAFGDRPPRTFGDRPPREFKERSSRDFGDRPPRDFGDRPPREFKDRAPRDFNDRPPREYKDKPLHDSNAYERPEPIGITYTTAASQFLYGSSSVEAALRSGRRKLYKLYIQQGDDVRESQNSDDIKAEKVIRTLAKQKNVPVEVVSGKYGMRLMSKMSSSRPHNGFVLEASALPQPPIVALGAIPEDPAEYAAKPGFSVELGHQSAEDVAINGTNDFVYWRKSATHKPLVVVLDRILDPVNLGAILRSVGFFGAAAVAITNYGGTKITPVALKASAGAAEEVTIFGINSLPEFLNASRANGWEVYAAVAQEPGATRQRRQVDLFDIEETDPLKRTPCVLLLGSEGEGLDRLVVKKADYELNIPSMAGQSVVDSLNVNVAGALLCASFLKGMQKAVLKKEAAEEDGEEVTKETLFEI; from the coding sequence ATGGCTCTCCAACTGGCCTACCGTGCCACCAGGCCGTCAATAAccacctcatctccctcggTCATCTCACTcatcaccccttcctcaAGGGCCTTCTCCGTCTCAACCACCCTTCAATCCGGCAAGTTCAAAAATGACGGCCACACCTACGCCGAGCGTCAAAAGCTCCGGGATGAACTCAAAGCCCAACGCCCCGACTACAAGATCCGCAAGGGAAGAAAGGACATCACCGAGTACCCAGACAAGGCCAGACCCAAGTCCAAGCAAGCCCGCTTCTTTGACCCCGAGGACAGCCATGGCAAGAAAAGTTTGGTCTACAAGTTCAAGACTGGACAATTAGCCGAAGAGGTCAAACAGCTGAAACGGGAAATGGGGATGGGTTCTGCCGACGGTGATGCTTTTACCAATTCAAGAggtgagagagggagggatgtCCGTCCTTCTCGCCGGGATAGGGAGAGGTCTTCGGCATCAAAGCCGTTGGATTCTAGGGGTTTTGCTTCtatgatgaggggggaggagggtatgAATCCTTGGGGGCAGGATAAGAGGTCGAACaaggggagagagaggccTTTTGGGGGTTATGCTAAGACTGCTCCTTCTCGTGACCGGGAAGAAAGGAGCTTCGGGTCGAGGGACAGAAAGTTTGATAGGGAGAGTCGTGACGGGGATAGACGGGGCAAGAGCTTTGGTGACAGGCCGCCTCGTAACGGTAACAGGCCATCGAGAAGCTTCGGCGATGTGCCTCAGAGGGTCTTTCCTCCAAGAGAGTTCAAAGAGCGCTCCTCCAGAGCTTTTGGGGACAGACCCCCCAGGACCTTTGGTGACAGGCCTCCAAGAGAGTTCAAAGAGCGCTCCTCCAGAGATTTTGGGGACAGACCCCCAAGAGACTTCGGCGATAGACCTCCAAGAGAGTTCAAGGACCGCGCCCCGAGAGACTTCAACGACCGCCCCCCAAGAGAATACAAGGACAAACCCCTCCACGACAGTAATGCCTACGAGCGCCCCGAGCCCATCGGCATCAcctacaccaccgccgcctcccagtTCCTCTacggctcctcctccgtcgaAGCcgccctccgctccggccGCCGCAAGCTCTACAAGCTCTACATCCAACAAGGCGACGACGTCCGCGAGTCCCAGAACTCAGATGACATCAAAGCCGAGAAAGTCATCCGCACCCTCGCCAAGCAAAAGAACGTCCCTGTCGAGGTCGTCTCCGGGAAGTATGGCATGCGTCTCATGAGCAAGATGTCTTCTTCCCGTCCCCACAACGGGTTTGTTCTTGAAGCGTCTGCTCTCCCTCAGCCACCGATCGTGGCCTTGGGCGCCATTCCTGAGGACCCGGCTGAGTACGCGGCTAAGCCTGGGTTTTCGGTCGAGTTGGGCCATCAGTCGGCTGAGGACGTTGCTATCAATGGCACGAATGACTTTGTCTACTGGCGCAAGAGCGCTACGCACAAACCTTTGGTTGTGGTGCTTGACAGAATTCTTGACCCTGTCAACCTAGGTGCTATTCTGCGCAGTGTCGGGTTCTTTGGCGCGGCTGCTGTGGCGATTACAAACTATGGTGGGACAAAAATCACGCCTGTCGCGTTGAAGGCATCGGCTGgtgcggcggaggaggtgaccATTTTTGGGATTAATTCTCTGCCCGAGTTCCTCAATGCTTCGAGGGCGAACGGCTGGGAGGTTTatgctgctgttgcgcaGGAGCCGGGTGCTACAAGACAAAGAAGACAGGTTGATTTGTTTGATATTGAGGAGACGGACCCGTTGAAGAGAACGCCGtgtgttttgttgctggggagTGAAGGTGAGGGGTTGGACAGGctggtggtcaagaaggcGGATTACGAGTTGAATATCCCTTCCATGGCGGGGCAGAGCGTGGTGGATAGTTTGAATGTCAATGTGGCGGGGGCGTTGCTGTGTGCCTCGTTTTTGAAGGGGATGCAGAAGGCtgtgttgaagaaggaggcagcggaggaggatggtgaggaggtcaCGAAGGAGACGCTGTTTGAGATTTAA